A DNA window from Lutra lutra chromosome 8, mLutLut1.2, whole genome shotgun sequence contains the following coding sequences:
- the GALNT8 gene encoding LOW QUALITY PROTEIN: probable polypeptide N-acetylgalactosaminyltransferase 8 (The sequence of the model RefSeq protein was modified relative to this genomic sequence to represent the inferred CDS: deleted 1 base in 1 codon) translates to MFYIGLALIIAIDVLLVFYTKRTLKMSVWGNLQKQLHLPLPEWNRTGIKRLSHIEVDLQHLKESMKSAMKQEENVDHAAVRVKYEHPIEKALKVKARETRKHKPKEILFPNSQLFRQWGKDLSEVQQKKAEDLFQKFGYNVYLSNLLPFNRSIPDTRDFRCLQKTYPSQLPSLGVILIFMNEALSIIQCAITSVINRTPSQLLKEIILVDDFSSNGELKTRLDEKIKLYNWKYPGLLKIIRHTKREGLAQARNTGRKVATADVIAILDAHVEVNVGWAEPILARIQEDHTVIVSPVFDNIHFDTFELEKYALAVDGFNWELWCRYDPLPKAWFDLHDATAPVKSPSIMGILAADRIFLEEIGSLDGGMLVYGGENVELGLRVWQCGGRIEILPCSRIAHLERHHKPYALDLSLALKRNAVRVAEIWMDEYKHMVYLAWNIPLQNSGIDFGDISSRMALRKKLKCKTFDWYLKNVYPNLKPIHNIVGYGRMKNTLDENICLGQGLVSSKTPVMYYCHEYSLQNVYYHLTGEFYVGPLIAEAHTDDHCLTDPGNGEKPTLEPCSKAAQNRLHVYWDFKLGRAVMNRATKRCLELKKDSSGIYVLVLQNCTTQAWTIQYTMRNWGSN, encoded by the exons atgtTCTACATTGGGCTAGCTCTGATTATTGCCATCGATGTCCTCCTGGTGTTTTATACCAAGAGGACATTAAAGATGTCGGTTTGGGGAAATCTCCAAAAACAGCTTCATTTGCCTTTGCCTGAATGGAACAGGACAGGGATAAAGAGactctctcacattgaggtggATTTACAGCATCTGA AAGAAAGTATGAAATCAGCCATGAAGCAAGAAGAAAACGTGGACCACGCAGCAGTGAGGGTGAAATATGAACATCCTATTGAAAAGGCATTGAAAGTCAAAGCAAGGGAGACCAGGAAGCACAAACCCAAAGAGATACTCTTCCCAAACTCACAGCTTTTCAGGCAGTGGGGTAAGGATCTTTCTGAGGTCCAGCAGAAAAAGGCTGAGGACCTTTTCCAGAAGTTTGGTTACAACGTTTACCTCAGTAACCTGTTGCCTTTCAACCGCAGCATCCCAGACACCCGGGATTTCAG GTGTCTTCAGAAGACATACCCTTCACAACTCCCATCCCTTGGTGTCATTCTCATA TTCATGAATGAAGCTCTGTCCATTATACAATGTGCCATCACTAGTGTCATCAACCGCACCCCCTCTCAGTTGTTAAAggagatcatcttggtggatgaTTTTAGCTCAAATG GAGAACTAAAGACACGCTTGGATGAGAAGATTAAGCTTTACAACTGGAAGTACCCAGGACTACTAAAAATAATTCGACATACGAAGAGAGAGGGTCTTGCTCAAGCACGCAACACTGGCAGGAAAGTGGCCACAGCTGATGTGATTGCCATCTTGGATGCTCATGTTGAAGTGAACGTTGGGTG GGCAGAGCCCATTTTGGCTCGGATTCAGGAAGACCACACTGTGATTGTGTCTCCTGTGTTTGATAATATTCATTTTGATACCTTTGAACTGGAAAAGTATGCATTGGCAGTTGATGGGTTTAACTGGGAACTATGGTGCCGCTATGATCCACTGCCAAAGGCCTGGTTTGATCTGCATGATGCCACTGCTCCAGTAAA GAGTCCTTCCATCATGGGCATCCTGGCTGCTGACAGGatctttctggaagagattggATCTCTGGATGGTGGGATGCTGGTCTATGGAGGAGAGAATGTGGAACTCGGCTTGAGG gTGTGGCAGTGTGGAGGGAGAATTGAGATCTTACCCTGCTCCAGGATTGCTCACCTAGAGAGACACCACAAGCCCTATGCCTTGGATCTGAGTCTTGCCTTGAAGCGTAATGCTGTGCGAGTGGCTGAAATCTGGATGGATGAATACAAACACATGGTCTATTTGGCCTGGAACATCCCTCTACAG AACTCTGGAATCGATTTTGGAGACATTTCTTCCAGAATGGCACTTCGGAAGAAACTGAAATGTAAAACTTTTGACTGGTATCTGAAAAATGTTTATCCAAACCTGAAGCCAATTCACAACATTGTGGGCTATGGAAGA ATGAAAAACACGTTGGATGAAAATATCTGCCTGGGTCAGGGACTTGTTTCAAGCAAAACCCCTGTCATGTATTACTGTCACGAATACAGTCTGCAG AATGTCTACTATCACCTAACTGGGGAGTTCTATGTGGGACCACTGATTGCAGAGGCACACACTGATGATCACTGCCTGACAGACCCTGGCAATGGGGAGAAGCCCACTTTAGAGCCATGTTCCAAGGCAG